A part of Patescibacteria group bacterium genomic DNA contains:
- a CDS encoding type II toxin-antitoxin system RelE/ParE family toxin, translated as MKIFPLHPEINNYLRKRNLIKKFEKQKKIFEINSFRSSLKTELLKPKKMRIWSFRVNRKYRAIFIFRKKNVIEIIDVNNHYQ; from the coding sequence ATGAAAATTTTTCCTCTTCATCCAGAAATCAATAACTATCTCAGAAAAAGAAATCTGATAAAGAAGTTTGAAAAACAAAAGAAAATATTTGAAATAAATTCCTTCCGCTCAAGCTTAAAAACTGAACTTCTTAAACCAAAAAAAATGCGAATTTGGAGTTTTAGAGTTAATCGAAAATACCGAGCAATTTTTATCTTTCGAAAGAAAAACGTGATTGAAATTATTGATGTAAACAATCACTATCAATAA